One window of the Babesia microti strain RI chromosome IV, complete genome genome contains the following:
- a CDS encoding RNA-binding protein 1 (overlaps_old_locusTagID:BBM_III07550): protein MSRYDYEENKKVYVGNLNPNTTSEQLEGIFAKFGTIATIWVARRPPGFAFVTFEDHRDAHDAVEELNRTEFQGNSLKVELSRGPKKRNYGRRNSDYHSSRRSISGSPRRLRSRSVNYGSGTNYRDRKHYRD from the exons atGTCACGGTACGATTATGAAGAAAATAAGAAGGTATATGTTg GGAATCTCAACCCGAATACAACTTCTGAGCAATTAGAAGGCATCTTTGCCAAGTTTGGCACAATCGCTACTATTTGGGTCGCACGTAGGCCTCCAGGATTCGCTTTTGTG ACATTCGAAGATCACAGAGATGCACATGACGCGGTTGAAGAACTTAACAGAACAGAATTTCAGGGAAATAG CTTAAAAGTTGAATTGTCACGTGGACCAAAAAAAAGAAATTACGGCAGAAGAAATTCTGATTATCATAGTTCAAGACGTTCTATAAGTGGAAGTCCAAG AAGGCTTCGTTCTAGAAGTGTGAACTATGGATCTGGAACAAACTACAGAGATAGAAAACACTATAGAGATTAA
- a CDS encoding S-phase kinase-associated protein 1 (overlaps_old_locusTagID:BBM_III07555), translating to MSASQIVTLISSEGDKVVVSREAALLSGVIRNIFEESGDVNEAIPIPKVKTRILEKIVEYCQYHVKNPPIEIPQPLRTANLADVVSDWDNNFINLDKETLFELILAENFLDIKPLLELSCAKVASLIKGKSPEQIRKDFNIINDFTPEEERQIREENKWCDEA from the exons ATGTCTGCATCTCAAATAGTTACATTAATTAGTTCGGAGGGAGACAAAGTAGTTGTTTCCAGAGAAGCAGCGTTACTTTCTGGTGTAATtcgaaatatttttgagG AATCTGGAGATGTTAATGAAGCCATACCTATTCCCAAAGTTAAGACAAGGATacttgaaaaaattgtagaatATTGCCAATATCATGTTAAAAATCCGCCTATAGAAATACCTCAACCTCTCAGGACTGCAAATTTAGCAGAT GTCGTTTCTGACTGGgataacaatttcataaatttgGACAAAGAAACACTATTTGAACTAATTCTG GCTGAAAATTTTCTTGATATCAAGCCACTTCTGGAATTAAGCTGCGCCAAAGTAGCATCACTTATAAAAGGGAAATCCCCAGAACAAATCAGAAAGGATTTTAACATCATAAATGATTTTACTCCAGAGGAAGAAAGACAG ATTAGAGAAGAGAATAAATGGTGCGATGAAGCTTAA
- a CDS encoding hypothetical protein (overlaps_old_locusTagID:BBM_III07560;~overlaps_old_locusTagID:BBM_III07565): protein MCDSTHGVHLLVLVTFVSIIGDIVKQFTKRFHDKNFKTNNPGNIVEKDVDDVVTNMDKLNNEGVEIELISKYDKTKTKGGDGKVDDGSKIGSNYAENEDSNNSSNNDVEQMVDNGQIDMNVAIGGIKNFILLIIDNMLPHFIFGKIYKRYNGFFMDQEKNLPPLLWIDFLPQEKECAGLASLSRFISFAIARTALNLIYCIAYPLIYGVEYKPNALGP, encoded by the exons ATGTGCGACTCTACTCATGGAGTTCATTTGTTGGTCCTTGTAACATTTGTTTCAATAATTGGGGATATTGTAAAACAATTTACGAAAAGGTTTCatgacaaaaattttaaaactaACAATCCGGGAAATATTGTAGAGAAAGATGTCGATGATGTTGTAACCAATATGgacaaattaaataatgaagGTGTAGAAATTGAATTGATTTctaaatatgataaaacaaAAACCAAGGGTGGTGATGGAAAAGTAGATGATGGATCTAAAATTGGAAGTAATTATGCCGAAAATGAG GATAGTAACAATTCATCCAATAATGATGTTGAACAAATGGTGGATAATGGGCAAATTGATATGAATGTTGCGATAGGAGGGATTAAAAACTTTATTTTGCTTATTATAGATAACATGTTACCTCATTTCATATTTGGGAAAATCTATAAGAGGTACAATGGTTTCTTCATGGATCAAGAAAAAAATCTTCCTCCACTCTTATGGATTGATTTTCTTCCACAAGAAAAAGAATGTGCTGGATTGGCTTCTTTGAGCCGATTTATATCTTTTGCAATTGCAAGAACTGCTTTAAACttgatttattgtattGCCTATCCTCTGATTTATGGAGTTGAATATAAACCTAATGCCCTTGGGCCATAA
- a CDS encoding conserved Plasmodium protein, unknown function (overlaps_old_locusTagID:BBM_III07570), with translation MTTEDPLLQQFQQIQEIQNQIEHLNTQIARFQHKIKQKSIKLKRLEAGIESLDSISENNTVYKQVSHMLLSLPKKELKNQLVKDKESFEDLPKLQSIKDQLISRLSSLNVQLLELHKQVQKSASASIITPKG, from the exons ATGACCACCGAAGACCCCTTACTTCAG CAATTCCAACAAATACAAGAAATACAGAATCAAATTGAACATTTGAATACGCAAATTGCCAGGTTTCAGCATAAGATCAAACAAAAGAGTATCAAGTTAAAACGTTTAGAAGCAGGGATTGAGTCG tTAGATTCAATATCAGAAAATAACACTGTTTATAAGCAAGTATCTCATAT GCTTTTATCACTTCCCAAAAAAGAATTGAAGAATCAGTTAGTAAAAGATAAGGAATCTTTTGAGGATTTGCCCAAATTACAAAGCATCAAAGATCAGTTGATCAGCAGATTGAGTAGTTTAAACGTTCAACTATTGGAGCTTCATAAACAA GTACAAAAATCAGCAAGTGCTAGCATTATTACGCCAAAGGGATAa
- a CDS encoding Probable ribosome biogenesis protein RLP24 (overlaps_old_locusTagID:BBM_III07575), giving the protein MRINKCWICSSQVYPGHGIVFVRNDAKVFRFCRSKCHRIFKAKHNPRKIRWTKAFRRAAGKEMVMDGSLEAEQRRNVPIRYDRLMYIKTIEAIKRTNRIEVARNIVMRKRLREKALAKHALPVQKELEKHKSLFYRQEQTQKIPIKSKTVTASTKKIKIKEIRKGSKKLRNDGMDLD; this is encoded by the exons ATGAGAATTAACAAATGTTGGATTTGTTCAAGTCAAGTTTACCCAGGCCACGGGATAGTTTTTGTTAGAAATGATGCCAAAGTATTTCGTTTCTGCCGTAGCAAATGCCATAGAATCTTTAAAGCCAAACATAACCCTCGTAAAATTCGATGGACTAAAGCCTTTAGACGAGCGGCTGGTAAAGAAATGGTCATGGACGGATCACTTGAAGCTGAACAGCGTAGAAATGTGCCTATCAGATATGATCGtttaatgtatattaaaacaattgaaGCGATAAAACGCACTAATCGTATTGAAGTGGCTAGAAATATTGTTATGCGTAAAAGATTAAGGGAAAAGGCACTAGCCAAACATGCATTACCTGTTCAAAAGGAACTTGAAAAACACAAATCTCTCTTTTATCGCCAGGAGCAAACCCAAAAAATACCG ataaaatcAAAAACAGTAACTGCTTCAACTAAAAAGATTAAAATCAAGGAAATTAGAAAGGGCTCTAAAAAATTGAGAAATGATGGAATGGATCTGGACTAG
- a CDS encoding seryl-tRNA synthetase (overlaps_old_locusTagID:BBM_III07585) has product MVLDINIFRCPEGLNAIKNSEYARGRDDTNVRLVVEADIEWRKADFDLSQLKKDVNSLNKQIAILKKQNAPESEISPLIANCETKRNAIISLTTNEHNTKKLRDNILQKIGNIICKTVPIGTDESKNSVIRTWFPNGDPTTKTNTRILQHHEILKKLDSLDLKKGAEIAGHRGYFLKGFGCLLNNALISYGLSFLSKKGYIPIRTPVLMKKTIMAECAELSDFAETLYCIPSNHDGNVENDERENLYLIATSEQPLTALHRNETLNGKKLPLKYAGISPCFRKEAGAHGIDTRGIFRVHNFDKVEQFCITSCENSEEMHQEMIKVSEEFYQSLMLPYRIVSIVASALNNAASKKYDLEVWFPGYNNYRELVSCSNCTDYQSVSVKTKYTTSQGTKKYVHMLNGTLVATQRCICAIVENFQDENGVRIPPVLVPYMGGSEYIPWQSILD; this is encoded by the coding sequence ATGGTGCTTGatataaacattttcaGATGCCCGGAGGGGTTAAATGCCATCAAAAATTCGGAATATGCTAGAGGAAGAGATGATACCAATGTCAGATTGGTTGTGGAAGCAGACATTGAATGGAGGAAGGCTGATTTCGACTTATCACAACTTAAAAAGGATGTCAATTCACTAAACAAACAAATCGCAATTCTCAAGAAGCAAAATGCCCCTGAATCTGAAATATCCCCTTTAATTGCCAATTGCGAAACTAAAAGAAATgcaattatatcattaacTACAAATGAGCATAATACGAAAAAACTTCGggataatattttacaaaaaatagGAAATATAATATGCAAAACCGTTCCAATTGGAACTGATGAATCTAAAAATTCCGTAATTAGAACTTGGTTCCCTAATGGAGACCCTACTACAAAAACTAATACCAGAATCCTGCAACACCATGAAATActtaaaaaattagattCCCTGGATTTAAAGAAGGGCGCCGAAATAGCTGGTCATAGaggatattttttgaaagGATTTGGTTGTTTATTAAACAATGCACTAATAAGTTATGGcttatcatttttatcaaaaaagGGGTATATACCAATACGAACTCCTGTTTTAATGAAGAAAACGATTATGGCCGAATGTGCCGAGCTTAGTGATTTTGCAGAAACTTTATATTGTATCCCATCAAATCATGATGGGAATGTCGAAAATGATGAAAGAGaaaatttatatctaaTAGCAACTTCTGAACAACCTTTGACAGCTTTGCATAGGAATGAAACTTTGAATGGAAAAAAACTTCCTTTAAAATATGCAGGAATTTCACCATGTTTTAGAAAGGAAGCTGGGGCCCATGGCATAGATACACGGGGAATATTTAGAGTCCACAACTTTGATAAGGTAGAACAATTTTGCATAACTTCATGTGAAAATTCGGAAGAAATGCATCAAGAAATGATAAAAGTTTCTGAAGAATTTTACCAATCTCTCATGCTACCGTATAGAATAGTAAGCATTGTTGCAAGTGCCTTAAACAATGCTGCctcaaaaaaatatgatttGGAGGTATGGTTTCCAGgatacaataattatagaGAATTAGTTTCATGCTCCAATTGCACAGACTACCAATCTGTATCCGTTAAAACCAAATATACTACTTCTCAAggaactaaaaaatatgttcACATGCTGAATGGAACATTGGTAGCAACACAAAGATGCATCTGTGCAATTGtagaaaattttcaagATGAAAATGGAGTAAGAATACCACCAGTACTTGTTCCATACATGGGAGGAAGTGAATATATTCCATGGCAATCAATTTTAGATTAG
- a CDS encoding IMP dehydrogenase (overlaps_old_locusTagID:BBM_III07590), whose amino-acid sequence MCDGYTASEIFGSSPIGYTYDDIIVMPGYVGFPSSEVNIKTNITKKISLNTPIVSSPMDTITEAKMAIAMALVGGLGFIHNNSSIEKTVAEVKKVKRFKNGFITDPFTLNPDNTLNELLDIKEKYGYTSFPITEDGAIGSKLLGIVTTGDFSFVEDNTLKMKDLMTTDLIVGTSPLSIEEANKLLYESRKGVLPIVDDNYNLVAMISRKDLHKNSEFPLITKNENKQLKVGVAVSTSPGAIDRVKKLMEANPDIICIDSSQGNTIYQIELIKNIKQLYPDVDILAGNVVTCKQAKNLLEAGADCLRVGMGSGSICITQNVIGVGRGQGAAVYHVSKYCKDFWNNTPVIADGGIRNSGDIALTLGANAVMGGNLVSGTNETPGEYFLHKGISVKKYRGMGSIESFKASLENNKDAGGISRYYDTESKIHIPQGISGFSPDRGSVIDLIMHIRKGIKAGMHAIGAKSIEDIHHMLSNGDLRFEIRSNAAIEEGRPHLQMDTKL is encoded by the exons ATGTGTGACGGTTATACTGCTTCGGAGATATTTGGTAGTTCTCCTATCGGCTATACATACGATGATATCATCGTGATGCCAG GATATGTAGGATTCCCCAGCTCAGAGGTTAACATCAAAACTAATATAACCAAAAAAATTTCCCTCAACACTCCTATAGTCTCATCGCCAATG GATACTATAACAGAAGCTAAAATGGCCATTGCTATGGCTTTGGTTGG cGGGCTAGGATTCATTCATAACAATTCTTCCATAGAAAAGACTGTGGCTGAAGTAAAGAAGGTGAAACGatttaaaaatggatttaTAACAGACCCATTTACTCTAAATCCTGATAATACATTGAATGAATTGTTAGATATTAAAGAAAAGTATGGATATACATCCTTTCCAATCACAGAGGATGGAGCAATTGGCTCTAAACTTTTAGGAATCGTAACTACTGGCGATTTCTCATTTGTAGAAGATAATACTTTGAAGATGAAAGATCTTATGACAACGGATTTAATAGTTGGAACTTCCCCTTTATCAATTGAGGAGGCTAATAAACTTTTATATGAGAGTAGGAAGGGTGTATTGCCAATAgttgatgataattataatctGGTGGCAATGATTTCTAGAAAAGATCTACATAAAAATTCCGAATTCCCCTTGATTACTAAGAATGAGAATAAACAGTTGAAAGTTGGAGTTGCCGTTAGCACCAG CCCCGGAGCCATAGATCGCGTTAAGAAGCTTATGGAAGCAAATCCTGATATCATTTGCATAGATTCTAGTCAAGGAAATACCATATATCAAATagaattgataaaaaatataaaacaGTTATACCCAGATGTGGAT ATTTTAGCTGGAAACGTAGTTACTTGTAAACAAgccaaaaatttgctaGAGGCTGGAGCAGATTGTTTAAGAGTAGGAATGGGATCTGGATCGATCTGTATAACCCAA AATGTAATTGGCGTTGGGAGAGGTCAAGGCGCAGCAGTTTATCATGTCtccaaatattgtaaagATTTCTGGAACAACACTCCAGTGATTGCAGATGGAGGAATTCGGAATTCGGGCGATATT GCACTGACACTAGGAGCTAATGCTGTTATGGGAGGCAACTTAGTTTCTGGGACAAATGAAACACCTGGAGAATACTTTTTACATAAAGGGATCAGCGTTAAAAAATATAGGGGAATGGGAAGTATAGAGTCTTTTAAGGCATCTTTGGAAAATAATAAGGATGCTGGGGGAATTTCCAGATATTATGATACTGAATCAAAAATTCACATACCACAGGGAATTAGCGGATTTAGTCCAGATAGAGGCTCTGTTATAGACCTTATTATGCACATTAGAAAGGGTATTAAGGCAGGAATGCACGCAATTGGAGCAAAATCTATAGAAGACATACATCACATGCTTAGTAACGGAGATTTACGTTTTGAAATAAG ATCAAATGCCGCTATAGAAGAAGGACGTCCACATTTACAGATGGATACTAAACtatga
- a CDS encoding RCL1, RNA 3'-terminal phosphate cyclase-like protein (overlaps_old_locusTagID:BBM_III07595) gives MLCYTGLECFRQRVVLSFTSCKRIEISSEKPFQPHHESILSILSTISSGGKTKLSSLEAGQKLELTPGPIKGGNYIFKLPAYKEPFYYLEPLIFLAPISSGPFKVELKGIINKGEPNRWQNLYSDPFVSSLSVYNKIYQLVGIVGSVKATKNYSIIFECIPKRKFEPISYLSPSPISRIRGSIKVISISPAIAHLVANLIKTYFSRLSDNVWIVVDCHKRNEQRPQPFLGLSMIAENKCGVTFTVNRCISPECGLGSIGEIEKIANPRSIDNNVSIKDLAEDMGISASNRLLSEIIIGGWVDSAHQHLLLFFMALGGDHKLGKLIVGNLTGYSVAFLRHLYDFLKVPFSITPFENKFQVSCIGCNYTNILYKID, from the exons ATGTTGTGCTACACTGGTCTCGAATGTTTCCGCCAACGCGTAGTACTATCATTTACTTCATGCAAACGGATTGAAATATCATCAGAAAAGCCATTTCAACCTCATCATGAGTCCATTCTATCAATCCTATCAACTATAAGCTCTGGCGgcaaaacaaaattatctaGTTTAGAAGCTGGACAAAAATTGGAGCTAACTCCAGGCCCAATAAAAGGAggcaattatatattcaagTTACCTGCGTATAAAGAGCCTTTTTATTATCTGGAGCctttgatatttttggcaCCTATATCATCTGGACCCTTTAAGGTTGAATTAAAGGggataataaataaaggAGAGCCAAATAGATGGCAAAATCTATATTCAGATCCATTCGTTTCATCTTTATCGGTATATAATAAGATTTATCAATTGGTTGGAATAGTTGGGTCTGTCAAAGCAACCAAAAACTATTCCatcatttttgaatgtattCCTAAGCGAAAGTTCGAGCctatatcatatttatcaCCTTCTCCAATATCAAGAATTAGAGGATCGATTAAGgttatatcaatatcacCTGCAATCGCACACTTAGTAGCAAATCTAATAAAGACATATTTTTCACGCCTTTCTGACAACGTTTGGATTGTTGTTGACTGCCATAAAAGGAATGAACAAAGGCCTCAACCATTCTTAGGATTAAGCATGATTGCTGAAAATAAATGTGGAGTTACATTTACAGTTAATAGGTGCATAAGTCCCGAATGTGGGCTAGGGTCGATTGGcgaaattgaaaaaatcgCCAATCCAAGATCAATCGACAATAACGTTTCAATTAAAGATTTAGCAGAAGATATGGGGATTTCGGCTTCAAATAGACTTTTATctgaaataataattggAGGATGGGTTGATTCTGCGCATCAGCATTTacttttattttttatggCATTGGGTGGAGATCACAAATTAGGAAAG CTTATTGTCGGAAATTTGACAGGATACAGCGTTGCTTTTTTAAGGCATTTGTACGATTTTCTTAAAGTGCCATTTTCAATTACCCCATTcgaaaataaatttcaaGTATCGTGTATAGGATGTAACTACACTAACATTTTGtacaaaattgattaa
- a CDS encoding Cyclophilin type peptidyl-prolyl cis-trans isomerase/CLD (overlaps_old_locusTagID:BBM_III07600) codes for MVNPRVYLDVKIGNLVVGRITFELFHDNTPITSTNFKTLCSGDKGYGYLGCKVFRVVKGAYWQSGDFEFNNGDGGKSIYGSTFNDESFSRSHSCAGLLSMANNGRNTNASQFIVTLSRMASLDKKHVVFGRVVDGMQVVRAIENVPVDSFFRPKVGILISSCGILSFGNERGKTPLVEQRKLIDKMMREHVNTQDDEDVSKGLYNKDKKTIETAASQGREIVKEAIYDWVKSERVGEESNNCEILDEQQFPDENPEHSPIEFEDERNDDCELKNNSIPSELLQRLRKCSYLNDQEVLRVKKGEDMTLRKKDETNSSSSFSMKTAAVLQSQYERRDKKIKNASFGWNVFNEDALYRAHKKRLNEIHFRIDDYQRQKTELRDDFYNVNSVSTVDFKPSEEAIGALVDTFNKQIKNRSEFSRRRMCSQGAIDVTYISDRNRVFNEKLERSFSKHTREIKQNLERGTAL; via the exons ATGGTCAATCCCCGAGTATATTTAGATGTAAAGATTGGGAACCTTGTAGTCGGTAGAATTACATTTGAGCTATTCCATGATAACACCCCTATAACATctacaaatttcaaaacTCTTTGTTCGG gCGATAAAGGATATGGATACTTGGGATGTAAAGTATTTAGAGTTGTAAAAGGTGCCTATTGGCAAAGTGGAGATTTTGAATTTAACAATGGAGATGGTGGGAAAAGTATTTATGGTTCTACATTCAATGATGAGAGTTTTTCTAGGAGTCATTCATGTGCAGGACTTTTATCAATGGCAAATAATGGCCGAAATACCAATGCGAGCCAATTTATTGTCACACTTTCCAGAATGGCATCTCTTGACAAAAAACATGTGGTTTTTGGCAGAGTTGTTGATGGGATGCAAGTCGTTAGAGCCATAGAAAATGTCCCAGTAGATAGTTTTTTTAGGCCCAAAGTTGGAATACTTATATCAT CATGCGGTATACTATCTTTTGGTAATGAGAGGGGAAAAACACCCTTAGTGGAGCAGAGGAAGcttattgataaaatgaTGCGAGAACACGTGAATACGCAGGATGATGAAGATGTTTCTAAGGGGCTGTATAATAAGGATAAGAAAACCATTGAAACTGCTGCTTCTCAAGGCAGGGAAATTGTGAAGGAGGCTATCTATGATTGGGTCAAGTCCGAGAGGGTAGGGGAAGAAAGTAAcaattgtgaaattttggatGAGCAGCAATTTCCAGATGAGAACCCAGAGCATTCACCGATAGAATTTGAAGATGAAAGAAATGATGATTGCGAACTCAAAAATAACTCTATTCCATCCGAACTTTTACAAAGATTGAGGAAATGTTCATATTTGAACGATCAAGAA GTTTTGAGGGTGAAAAAAGGAGAAGATATGACACTGAGAAAAAAAGATGAAACTAATTCTTCTAGTTCATTTTCAATG AAAACGGCTGCAGTTTTACAATCGCAATATGAGAGGCgtgataaaaaaattaaaaatgctAGCTTTGGATGGAATGTGTTCAATGAAGATGCTCTTTATAGAGCCCATAAGAAAag ATTAAATGAAATTCATTTTAGAATCGACGATTATCAGCGTCAAAAGACTGAATTGAGAGATGATTTCTACAACGTTAACTCCGTATCTACAGTCGATTTTAAG CCTTCTGAAGAGGCTATTGGTGCACTTGTTGATACATTCAACAAGCAAATTAAGAATAGGAGTGAATTTAGTAGGAGACGTATGTGCTCCCAGGGTGCTATTGATGTTACATATATTAGTGATAGGAATCGTGTGTTTAATGAGAAGTTGGAAAGAAGTTTCTCAAAGCATACTAGGGAaatcaaacaaaatttggAGCGAGGAACTGCActataa
- a CDS encoding tubulin gamma (overlaps_old_locusTagID:BBM_III07605), with protein sequence MLTLQIGQCGNQIGVEFWRQLCFEHGIGPDGITSQHTDYLKTFFYQTCNGNLVPRTIMLDLEPRVINGIMSSEYKDLFNPENIYIDKNGGGAGNNWAKGYSSAKDVKEEVLDMIDHELDLSDRFDGFLLTHSIAGGTGSGMGSYILEILKEHFPKKLINTFSVFPLLDESSDVVVQPYNSILTLERLALDADSVIVLDNTALTRIVKGDKSAIVESNKLIGNVMSTITSTCRFPGPLDNDLLGLISSLIPIQKCHFLATSYTPLGSFDRSYPENMIRKLLNPENIMVFKLKEGYYLAILDIIRGGYNLKTIERSLDKIKGRRKINFVKWNPASIQVALSENSPFVKHPNGLMVCNHTSIRKIIDMCTGQFDQLYKRKAFLDNYRKEKIFSSVDGKGNFEEMEEAREICQIVSDEYKKCERENYFSS encoded by the exons ATGTTGACTTTGCAAATTGGTCAATGTGGAAATCAAATAGGGGTAGAATTTTGGCGCCAACTATGTTTTGAACATGGAATTGGACCG GATGGTATAACTTCTCAGCACACAGACTACTTAAAGACATTTTTCTATCAAACATGTAACGGGAATCTAGTCCCTAGGACTATTATGTTAGATTTAGAACCTAGAGTTATAAATGGGATCATG AGCTCGGAATACAAGGATCTTTTTAATccagaaaatatttatattgataaaaatggaGGAG GTGCAGGAAATAATTGGGCCAAAGGCTATTCTTCAGCCAAAGATGTTAAGGAAGAGGTATTAGATATGATAGATCACGAACTGGATCTATCTGACAGATTCGATGGATTTTTGCTTACACATtcaatt GCAGGTGGAACTGGTAGTGGCATGGGAAGTTACATTTTGGAAATACTTAAGGAGCACTTCCCAAAAAAGTTAATCAACACATTTTCAGTCTTCCCATTATTAGATGAAAGCAGTGATGTAGTGGTTCAGCCTTATAATTCTATTCTCACTCTAGAACGTTTGGCTCTAGATGCTGATTCTGTTATAGTCTTGGATAATACTGCTCTTACTAGAATTGTGAAAGGGGATAAAAGCGCAATTGTGGAGAGCAATAAACTG ATAGGAAACGTCATGAGTACAATAACTTCAACTTGTAGATTCCCAGGGCCTTTGGATAACGATCTTCTAGGCCTAATTAGTTCGTTAATACCAATACAAAAATGCCATTTTTTAGCAACTTCTTATACACCATTAGGCAGTTTCGATAGATCTTATCCTGAAAATATGATAagaaaattgttgaatCCTGAAAATATTATGGTATT TAAATTAAAAGAAGGATattatttggcaattttagatataattaGAGGCGGTTACAACTTGAAAACA ATTGAAAGAAGTTTAGATAAGATCAAAGGAAGGAGAAagattaattttgtaaagtGGAATCCTGCATCTATACAAGTTGCTTTATCTGAAAACTCACCATTTGTAAAACATCCTAATGGACTTATGGTATGTAATCATACAAGTATTAGAAAG ATTATTGATATGTGTACTGGGCAATTCgatcaattatataagcGGAAGGCCTTTCTGGATAATTATAG GAAGGAAAAGATATTTTCAAGTGTAGACGGCAAGGGTAACTTTGAAGAGATGGAAGAAGCTAG GGAGATATGCCAAATAGTTAGcgatgaatataaaaaatgtgaGAGAGAAAACTATTTTTCtagttaa